From one Thunnus maccoyii chromosome 6, fThuMac1.1, whole genome shotgun sequence genomic stretch:
- the picalmb gene encoding phosphatidylinositol binding clathrin assembly protein b isoform X2 yields the protein MSGQSITDRITAAQHSVTGSAVSKTVCKATTHEIMGPKKKHLDYLIHCTNEMNVNIPQLADSLFERTTNTSWVVVFKSLITTHHLMVYGNERFVQYLASRNTLFNLSNFLDKSGLQGYDMSTFIRRYSRYLNEKAVSYRQVAFDFTKVKRGVDGVMRTMNTEKLLKTIPIIQNQMDALLDFNVNANELTNGVINAAFMLLFKDSIRLFAAYNEGIINLLEKYFDMKKTQCKEGLDIYKKFLTRMTRISEFLKVAEQVGIDRGDIPDLSQAPSSLLEALEQHLASLEGKKVKDSTAASRASTLSNAVSSLASTGMSFTKVDEREKQAALEEEQARLKALKRLKELSKRPSFATTDTSPISTTGGTISTAPAIDLFSTPSCSNGAVKMESDLFDLQSTFQPSMQSGSTGLPVATAWADPFTSAEAGDDSMPNLNPFLSKLVVDATHLPVVSSDGVSFPSRTSGHEMFGDRYNPFIDTNSSVSTNYKRTVRIEHSISDSFCGPVSIAQHLPQQAPYPTEPSTVAGLFRGYSTPQAPPQQSAGGLQVDFESVFGTKATGSNSLNSDDIAGGILKPTLAGSNLPSSQQPEKLVSDDLDSSLANLVGNLGIGNGTMKNDIHWSQPGEKRMTGGTNWQPKAAPTTTWNPVSMAPSIMAFPATTPTGMMGYGMPPQMGSMGMMNPPTMMYTQPVMRPPNPFGSVSSAQVGAQQSDHCTELMHDKPSAASSPSSQSPLRAPGQDPFAHLSLKDFL from the exons ATGTCGGGCCAGAGCATCACGGACAGGATAACTGCAGCCCAGCACAGTGTGACGGGATCCGCCGTGTCCAAAACAGTATGCAAGGCCACCACTCACGAAATAATGGGCCCGAAAAAGAAACACTTGGACT ATTTGATCCACTGCACCAACGAGATGAATGTGAACATTCCCCAACTGGCTGACTCGCTGTTTGAGAGAACCACCAACACCAGCTGGGTGGTTGTGTTTAAGTCGCTTATCACCACACACCATCTCATGGTCTATGGCAACGAG CGTTTCGTCCAGTACTTGGCTTCAAGGAATACACTATTCAACCTCAGTAATTTTTTGGACAAAAGTGGGTTACAAG GTTATGACATGTCCACATTTATCAGGAGGTATAGTCGATATCTCAACGAGAAAGCTGTTTCATACAGACAGGTTGCCTTTGACTTCACGAAAGTTAAGCGAGG AGTGGATGGCGTAATGAGGACCATGAATACAGAGAAGCTGCTCAAGACCATCCCCATCATTCAGAACCAGATGGATGCCCTCCTCGATTTCAAT GTCAATGCCAACGAGCTGACTAATGGAGTCATCAACGCAGCCTTCATGCTCCTCTTCAAAGACTCTATCAGGCTCTTTGCTGCTTATAACGAAGGCATTATCAACTTGCTTG agaaatactttGACATGAAGAAGACCCAGTGTAAAGAAGGTCTGGACATTTACAAAAAGTTTCTCACCCGAATGACCCGGATATCAGAGTTCCTCAAAGTAGCAGAG CAGGTGGGCATCGATCGAGGAGACATTCCAGACCTTTCTCAG GCTCCCAGTAGCCTTCTTGAAGCTCTGGAGCAGCACTTGGCCTCTTTAGAGGGCAAGAAAGTCAAAGACTCCACTGCAGCCAGCAG GGCCAGCACTCTGTCAAACGCAGTGTCGTCGCTGGCAAGCACGGGGATGTCTTTCACTAAAGTCGATGAGCGGGAGAAGCAAGCAGCTCTGGAAGAGGAACAGGCCCGACTCAAAGCTCTGAAG AGGCTCAAGGAGCTCTCCAAAAGGCCCTCCTTCGCTACCACTGATACATCACCAATCTCCACCACCGGGGGCACTATCAGCACAGCGCCAGCCATCGACCTCTTCTCTACACCCAGCTGCTCTAATGG tgcCGTGAAGATGGAGAGCGACCTCTTCGACCTGCAGTCAACTTTCCAGCCGTCCATGCAGTCCGGCTCAACAGGGCTTCCAGTGGCGACAGCGTGGGCAG ATCCTTTCACCTCTGCTGAAGCTGGAGATGATTCCATGCCAAACCTTAACCCTTTCCTCTCAAAACTCGTTGTCGATGCCACTCACTTACCTGTCGTGTCTTCAGACGGTGTTAGCTTTCCCTCTAGGACATCTGGTCATGAAATGTTTGGTG ATCGTTACAATCCCTTTATTGACACAAACTCATCCGTTTCAACCAATTACAAACGTACAGTGCGGATAGAACACTCCATCTCAG ACTCCTTCTGTGGTCCAGTGTCCATTGCCCAGCACCTCCCACAACAGGCTCCCTACCCCACTGAGCCCTCTACTGTAGCAGGTCTATTCAGAG GATACTCAACGCCACAGGCCCCTCCACAGCAGTCAGCAGGGGGACTCCAAGTGGACTTTGAGTCAGTTTTTGGAACCAAAGCTACAGGCAGCAACAGCCTCAATTCTGACG ATATTGCTGGGGGCATCCTGAAACCGACTCTCGCCGGATCCAACCTGCCGTCCAGTCAGCAGCCAGAGAAGCTGGTGTCAGATGACCTTGACTCCTCTCTGGCCAACCTTGTCGGCA accTCGGCATTGGAAACGGCACGATGAAAAA TGACATCCACTGGAGTCAGCCGGGGGAGAAGAGGATGACCGGCGGCACCAACTGGCAGCCGAAGGCGGCGCCGACCACGACCTGGAACCCCGTCTCCAtg GCACCATCAATCATGGCCTTCCCTGCCACCACACCCACGGGCATGATGGGATACGGCATG CCTCCACAAATGGGCTCCATGGGGATGATGAATCCACCCACCATGATGTACACCCAGCCTGTGATGAGGCCACCCAACCCCTTTGGCTCTGTGTCTAGTGCTCAGGTGGGTGCGCAGCAGTCTGACCACTGCACCGAGCTGATGCACGATAAA CCCTCCGCAGCCTCTAGTCCTTCCAGCCAGAGTCCTCTCCGAGCCCCTGGACAGGACCCGTTTGCACACCTCTCTCTCAAGGATTTCTTGTAG
- the picalmb gene encoding phosphatidylinositol binding clathrin assembly protein b isoform X5 has translation MSGQSITDRITAAQHSVTGSAVSKTVCKATTHEIMGPKKKHLDYLIHCTNEMNVNIPQLADSLFERTTNTSWVVVFKSLITTHHLMVYGNERFVQYLASRNTLFNLSNFLDKSGLQGYDMSTFIRRYSRYLNEKAVSYRQVAFDFTKVKRGVDGVMRTMNTEKLLKTIPIIQNQMDALLDFNVNANELTNGVINAAFMLLFKDSIRLFAAYNEGIINLLEKYFDMKKTQCKEGLDIYKKFLTRMTRISEFLKVAEQVGIDRGDIPDLSQAPSSLLEALEQHLASLEGKKVKDSTAASRASTLSNAVSSLASTGMSFTKVDEREKQAALEEEQARLKALKEQRLKELSKRPSFATTDTSPISTTGGTISTAPAIDLFSTPSCSNGAVKMESDLFDLQSTFQPSMQSGSTGLPVATAWADPFTSAEAGDDSMPNLNPFLSKLVVDATHLPVVSSDGVSFPSRTSGHEMFGDSFCGPVSIAQHLPQQAPYPTEPSTVAGLFRGYSTPQAPPQQSAGGLQVDFESVFGTKATGSNSLNSDDIAGGILKPTLAGSNLPSSQQPEKLVSDDLDSSLANLVGNLGIGNGTMKNDIHWSQPGEKRMTGGTNWQPKAAPTTTWNPVSMAPSIMAFPATTPTGMMGYGMPPQMGSMGMMNPPTMMYTQPVMRPPNPFGSVSSAQVGAQQSDHCTELMHDKPSAASSPSSQSPLRAPGQDPFAHLSLKDFL, from the exons ATGTCGGGCCAGAGCATCACGGACAGGATAACTGCAGCCCAGCACAGTGTGACGGGATCCGCCGTGTCCAAAACAGTATGCAAGGCCACCACTCACGAAATAATGGGCCCGAAAAAGAAACACTTGGACT ATTTGATCCACTGCACCAACGAGATGAATGTGAACATTCCCCAACTGGCTGACTCGCTGTTTGAGAGAACCACCAACACCAGCTGGGTGGTTGTGTTTAAGTCGCTTATCACCACACACCATCTCATGGTCTATGGCAACGAG CGTTTCGTCCAGTACTTGGCTTCAAGGAATACACTATTCAACCTCAGTAATTTTTTGGACAAAAGTGGGTTACAAG GTTATGACATGTCCACATTTATCAGGAGGTATAGTCGATATCTCAACGAGAAAGCTGTTTCATACAGACAGGTTGCCTTTGACTTCACGAAAGTTAAGCGAGG AGTGGATGGCGTAATGAGGACCATGAATACAGAGAAGCTGCTCAAGACCATCCCCATCATTCAGAACCAGATGGATGCCCTCCTCGATTTCAAT GTCAATGCCAACGAGCTGACTAATGGAGTCATCAACGCAGCCTTCATGCTCCTCTTCAAAGACTCTATCAGGCTCTTTGCTGCTTATAACGAAGGCATTATCAACTTGCTTG agaaatactttGACATGAAGAAGACCCAGTGTAAAGAAGGTCTGGACATTTACAAAAAGTTTCTCACCCGAATGACCCGGATATCAGAGTTCCTCAAAGTAGCAGAG CAGGTGGGCATCGATCGAGGAGACATTCCAGACCTTTCTCAG GCTCCCAGTAGCCTTCTTGAAGCTCTGGAGCAGCACTTGGCCTCTTTAGAGGGCAAGAAAGTCAAAGACTCCACTGCAGCCAGCAG GGCCAGCACTCTGTCAAACGCAGTGTCGTCGCTGGCAAGCACGGGGATGTCTTTCACTAAAGTCGATGAGCGGGAGAAGCAAGCAGCTCTGGAAGAGGAACAGGCCCGACTCAAAGCTCTGAAG GAACAGAGGCTCAAGGAGCTCTCCAAAAGGCCCTCCTTCGCTACCACTGATACATCACCAATCTCCACCACCGGGGGCACTATCAGCACAGCGCCAGCCATCGACCTCTTCTCTACACCCAGCTGCTCTAATGG tgcCGTGAAGATGGAGAGCGACCTCTTCGACCTGCAGTCAACTTTCCAGCCGTCCATGCAGTCCGGCTCAACAGGGCTTCCAGTGGCGACAGCGTGGGCAG ATCCTTTCACCTCTGCTGAAGCTGGAGATGATTCCATGCCAAACCTTAACCCTTTCCTCTCAAAACTCGTTGTCGATGCCACTCACTTACCTGTCGTGTCTTCAGACGGTGTTAGCTTTCCCTCTAGGACATCTGGTCATGAAATGTTTGGTG ACTCCTTCTGTGGTCCAGTGTCCATTGCCCAGCACCTCCCACAACAGGCTCCCTACCCCACTGAGCCCTCTACTGTAGCAGGTCTATTCAGAG GATACTCAACGCCACAGGCCCCTCCACAGCAGTCAGCAGGGGGACTCCAAGTGGACTTTGAGTCAGTTTTTGGAACCAAAGCTACAGGCAGCAACAGCCTCAATTCTGACG ATATTGCTGGGGGCATCCTGAAACCGACTCTCGCCGGATCCAACCTGCCGTCCAGTCAGCAGCCAGAGAAGCTGGTGTCAGATGACCTTGACTCCTCTCTGGCCAACCTTGTCGGCA accTCGGCATTGGAAACGGCACGATGAAAAA TGACATCCACTGGAGTCAGCCGGGGGAGAAGAGGATGACCGGCGGCACCAACTGGCAGCCGAAGGCGGCGCCGACCACGACCTGGAACCCCGTCTCCAtg GCACCATCAATCATGGCCTTCCCTGCCACCACACCCACGGGCATGATGGGATACGGCATG CCTCCACAAATGGGCTCCATGGGGATGATGAATCCACCCACCATGATGTACACCCAGCCTGTGATGAGGCCACCCAACCCCTTTGGCTCTGTGTCTAGTGCTCAGGTGGGTGCGCAGCAGTCTGACCACTGCACCGAGCTGATGCACGATAAA CCCTCCGCAGCCTCTAGTCCTTCCAGCCAGAGTCCTCTCCGAGCCCCTGGACAGGACCCGTTTGCACACCTCTCTCTCAAGGATTTCTTGTAG
- the picalmb gene encoding phosphatidylinositol binding clathrin assembly protein b isoform X4, whose protein sequence is MSGQSITDRITAAQHSVTGSAVSKTVCKATTHEIMGPKKKHLDYLIHCTNEMNVNIPQLADSLFERTTNTSWVVVFKSLITTHHLMVYGNERFVQYLASRNTLFNLSNFLDKSGLQGYDMSTFIRRYSRYLNEKAVSYRQVAFDFTKVKRGVDGVMRTMNTEKLLKTIPIIQNQMDALLDFNVNANELTNGVINAAFMLLFKDSIRLFAAYNEGIINLLEKYFDMKKTQCKEGLDIYKKFLTRMTRISEFLKVAEQVGIDRGDIPDLSQAPSSLLEALEQHLASLEGKKVKDSTAASRASTLSNAVSSLASTGMSFTKVDEREKQAALEEEQARLKALKEQRLKELSKRPSFATTDTSPISTTGGTISTAPAIDLFSTPSCSNGAVKMESDLFDLQSTFQPSMQSGSTGLPVATAWADPFTSAEAGDDSMPNLNPFLSKLVVDATHLPVVSSDGVSFPSRTSGHEMFGDRYNPFIDTNSSVSTNYKRTVRIEHSISDSFCGPVSIAQHLPQQAPYPTEPSTVAGLFRGYSTPQAPPQQSAGGLQVDFESVFGTKATGSNSLNSDDIAGGILKPTLAGSNLPSSQQPEKLVSDDLDSSLANLVGNLGIGNGTMKNDIHWSQPGEKRMTGGTNWQPKAAPTTTWNPVSMAPSIMAFPATTPTGMMGYGMPPQMGSMGMMNPPTMMYTQPVMRPPNPFGSVSSAQPSAASSPSSQSPLRAPGQDPFAHLSLKDFL, encoded by the exons ATGTCGGGCCAGAGCATCACGGACAGGATAACTGCAGCCCAGCACAGTGTGACGGGATCCGCCGTGTCCAAAACAGTATGCAAGGCCACCACTCACGAAATAATGGGCCCGAAAAAGAAACACTTGGACT ATTTGATCCACTGCACCAACGAGATGAATGTGAACATTCCCCAACTGGCTGACTCGCTGTTTGAGAGAACCACCAACACCAGCTGGGTGGTTGTGTTTAAGTCGCTTATCACCACACACCATCTCATGGTCTATGGCAACGAG CGTTTCGTCCAGTACTTGGCTTCAAGGAATACACTATTCAACCTCAGTAATTTTTTGGACAAAAGTGGGTTACAAG GTTATGACATGTCCACATTTATCAGGAGGTATAGTCGATATCTCAACGAGAAAGCTGTTTCATACAGACAGGTTGCCTTTGACTTCACGAAAGTTAAGCGAGG AGTGGATGGCGTAATGAGGACCATGAATACAGAGAAGCTGCTCAAGACCATCCCCATCATTCAGAACCAGATGGATGCCCTCCTCGATTTCAAT GTCAATGCCAACGAGCTGACTAATGGAGTCATCAACGCAGCCTTCATGCTCCTCTTCAAAGACTCTATCAGGCTCTTTGCTGCTTATAACGAAGGCATTATCAACTTGCTTG agaaatactttGACATGAAGAAGACCCAGTGTAAAGAAGGTCTGGACATTTACAAAAAGTTTCTCACCCGAATGACCCGGATATCAGAGTTCCTCAAAGTAGCAGAG CAGGTGGGCATCGATCGAGGAGACATTCCAGACCTTTCTCAG GCTCCCAGTAGCCTTCTTGAAGCTCTGGAGCAGCACTTGGCCTCTTTAGAGGGCAAGAAAGTCAAAGACTCCACTGCAGCCAGCAG GGCCAGCACTCTGTCAAACGCAGTGTCGTCGCTGGCAAGCACGGGGATGTCTTTCACTAAAGTCGATGAGCGGGAGAAGCAAGCAGCTCTGGAAGAGGAACAGGCCCGACTCAAAGCTCTGAAG GAACAGAGGCTCAAGGAGCTCTCCAAAAGGCCCTCCTTCGCTACCACTGATACATCACCAATCTCCACCACCGGGGGCACTATCAGCACAGCGCCAGCCATCGACCTCTTCTCTACACCCAGCTGCTCTAATGG tgcCGTGAAGATGGAGAGCGACCTCTTCGACCTGCAGTCAACTTTCCAGCCGTCCATGCAGTCCGGCTCAACAGGGCTTCCAGTGGCGACAGCGTGGGCAG ATCCTTTCACCTCTGCTGAAGCTGGAGATGATTCCATGCCAAACCTTAACCCTTTCCTCTCAAAACTCGTTGTCGATGCCACTCACTTACCTGTCGTGTCTTCAGACGGTGTTAGCTTTCCCTCTAGGACATCTGGTCATGAAATGTTTGGTG ATCGTTACAATCCCTTTATTGACACAAACTCATCCGTTTCAACCAATTACAAACGTACAGTGCGGATAGAACACTCCATCTCAG ACTCCTTCTGTGGTCCAGTGTCCATTGCCCAGCACCTCCCACAACAGGCTCCCTACCCCACTGAGCCCTCTACTGTAGCAGGTCTATTCAGAG GATACTCAACGCCACAGGCCCCTCCACAGCAGTCAGCAGGGGGACTCCAAGTGGACTTTGAGTCAGTTTTTGGAACCAAAGCTACAGGCAGCAACAGCCTCAATTCTGACG ATATTGCTGGGGGCATCCTGAAACCGACTCTCGCCGGATCCAACCTGCCGTCCAGTCAGCAGCCAGAGAAGCTGGTGTCAGATGACCTTGACTCCTCTCTGGCCAACCTTGTCGGCA accTCGGCATTGGAAACGGCACGATGAAAAA TGACATCCACTGGAGTCAGCCGGGGGAGAAGAGGATGACCGGCGGCACCAACTGGCAGCCGAAGGCGGCGCCGACCACGACCTGGAACCCCGTCTCCAtg GCACCATCAATCATGGCCTTCCCTGCCACCACACCCACGGGCATGATGGGATACGGCATG CCTCCACAAATGGGCTCCATGGGGATGATGAATCCACCCACCATGATGTACACCCAGCCTGTGATGAGGCCACCCAACCCCTTTGGCTCTGTGTCTAGTGCTCAG CCCTCCGCAGCCTCTAGTCCTTCCAGCCAGAGTCCTCTCCGAGCCCCTGGACAGGACCCGTTTGCACACCTCTCTCTCAAGGATTTCTTGTAG
- the picalmb gene encoding phosphatidylinositol binding clathrin assembly protein b isoform X7 translates to MSGQSITDRITAAQHSVTGSAVSKTVCKATTHEIMGPKKKHLDYLIHCTNEMNVNIPQLADSLFERTTNTSWVVVFKSLITTHHLMVYGNERFVQYLASRNTLFNLSNFLDKSGLQGYDMSTFIRRYSRYLNEKAVSYRQVAFDFTKVKRGVDGVMRTMNTEKLLKTIPIIQNQMDALLDFNVNANELTNGVINAAFMLLFKDSIRLFAAYNEGIINLLEKYFDMKKTQCKEGLDIYKKFLTRMTRISEFLKVAEQVGIDRGDIPDLSQAPSSLLEALEQHLASLEGKKVKDSTAASRASTLSNAVSSLASTGMSFTKVDEREKQAALEEEQARLKALKEQRLKELSKRPSFATTDTSPISTTGGTISTAPAIDLFSTPSCSNGAVKMESDLFDLQSTFQPSMQSGSTGLPVATAWADPFTSAEAGDDSMPNLNPFLSKLVVDATHLPVVSSDGVSFPSRTSGHEMFGDRYNPFIDTNSSVSTNYKRTVRIEHSISDSFCGPVSIAQHLPQQAPYPTEPSTVAGLFRGYSTPQAPPQQSAGGLQVDFESVFGTKATGSNSLNSDDIAGGILKPTLAGSNLPSSQQPEKLVSDDLDSSLANLVGNLGIGNGTMKNDIHWSQPGEKRMTGGTNWQPKAAPTTTWNPVSMAPSIMAFPATTPTGMMGYGMPPQMGSMGMMNPPTMMYTQPVMRPPNPFGSVSSAQMQFM, encoded by the exons ATGTCGGGCCAGAGCATCACGGACAGGATAACTGCAGCCCAGCACAGTGTGACGGGATCCGCCGTGTCCAAAACAGTATGCAAGGCCACCACTCACGAAATAATGGGCCCGAAAAAGAAACACTTGGACT ATTTGATCCACTGCACCAACGAGATGAATGTGAACATTCCCCAACTGGCTGACTCGCTGTTTGAGAGAACCACCAACACCAGCTGGGTGGTTGTGTTTAAGTCGCTTATCACCACACACCATCTCATGGTCTATGGCAACGAG CGTTTCGTCCAGTACTTGGCTTCAAGGAATACACTATTCAACCTCAGTAATTTTTTGGACAAAAGTGGGTTACAAG GTTATGACATGTCCACATTTATCAGGAGGTATAGTCGATATCTCAACGAGAAAGCTGTTTCATACAGACAGGTTGCCTTTGACTTCACGAAAGTTAAGCGAGG AGTGGATGGCGTAATGAGGACCATGAATACAGAGAAGCTGCTCAAGACCATCCCCATCATTCAGAACCAGATGGATGCCCTCCTCGATTTCAAT GTCAATGCCAACGAGCTGACTAATGGAGTCATCAACGCAGCCTTCATGCTCCTCTTCAAAGACTCTATCAGGCTCTTTGCTGCTTATAACGAAGGCATTATCAACTTGCTTG agaaatactttGACATGAAGAAGACCCAGTGTAAAGAAGGTCTGGACATTTACAAAAAGTTTCTCACCCGAATGACCCGGATATCAGAGTTCCTCAAAGTAGCAGAG CAGGTGGGCATCGATCGAGGAGACATTCCAGACCTTTCTCAG GCTCCCAGTAGCCTTCTTGAAGCTCTGGAGCAGCACTTGGCCTCTTTAGAGGGCAAGAAAGTCAAAGACTCCACTGCAGCCAGCAG GGCCAGCACTCTGTCAAACGCAGTGTCGTCGCTGGCAAGCACGGGGATGTCTTTCACTAAAGTCGATGAGCGGGAGAAGCAAGCAGCTCTGGAAGAGGAACAGGCCCGACTCAAAGCTCTGAAG GAACAGAGGCTCAAGGAGCTCTCCAAAAGGCCCTCCTTCGCTACCACTGATACATCACCAATCTCCACCACCGGGGGCACTATCAGCACAGCGCCAGCCATCGACCTCTTCTCTACACCCAGCTGCTCTAATGG tgcCGTGAAGATGGAGAGCGACCTCTTCGACCTGCAGTCAACTTTCCAGCCGTCCATGCAGTCCGGCTCAACAGGGCTTCCAGTGGCGACAGCGTGGGCAG ATCCTTTCACCTCTGCTGAAGCTGGAGATGATTCCATGCCAAACCTTAACCCTTTCCTCTCAAAACTCGTTGTCGATGCCACTCACTTACCTGTCGTGTCTTCAGACGGTGTTAGCTTTCCCTCTAGGACATCTGGTCATGAAATGTTTGGTG ATCGTTACAATCCCTTTATTGACACAAACTCATCCGTTTCAACCAATTACAAACGTACAGTGCGGATAGAACACTCCATCTCAG ACTCCTTCTGTGGTCCAGTGTCCATTGCCCAGCACCTCCCACAACAGGCTCCCTACCCCACTGAGCCCTCTACTGTAGCAGGTCTATTCAGAG GATACTCAACGCCACAGGCCCCTCCACAGCAGTCAGCAGGGGGACTCCAAGTGGACTTTGAGTCAGTTTTTGGAACCAAAGCTACAGGCAGCAACAGCCTCAATTCTGACG ATATTGCTGGGGGCATCCTGAAACCGACTCTCGCCGGATCCAACCTGCCGTCCAGTCAGCAGCCAGAGAAGCTGGTGTCAGATGACCTTGACTCCTCTCTGGCCAACCTTGTCGGCA accTCGGCATTGGAAACGGCACGATGAAAAA TGACATCCACTGGAGTCAGCCGGGGGAGAAGAGGATGACCGGCGGCACCAACTGGCAGCCGAAGGCGGCGCCGACCACGACCTGGAACCCCGTCTCCAtg GCACCATCAATCATGGCCTTCCCTGCCACCACACCCACGGGCATGATGGGATACGGCATG CCTCCACAAATGGGCTCCATGGGGATGATGAATCCACCCACCATGATGTACACCCAGCCTGTGATGAGGCCACCCAACCCCTTTGGCTCTGTGTCTAGTGCTCAG ATGCAGTTCATGTAA